The nucleotide sequence tataattttaaacCGAGGCAAAATTGTACTTTTCAGGAAAAATGAGCGGTAGCTGCctgacacgaataaaaattataccgagtcaattaattaaaacaaaacactaccatagttttgcaaaaacaaaaaacaaaacaaaacactaccatagttttgtcaaaaaaaaaacaactaaaacgaTGGTATAACtataattttacactgggggcaaaatcgtaatttcaTAGGAAAAAAAtgatggcaaaactgtaaatttgaactGAGGGTAAATTTGTCATTTGACTGAGAGTGGAGAAAAACAAAAccaatggcaaaactataaatttaaacggggcaaaattgtaatttggctGGACCGATAGGGAAGTGCTAGGCAACTGCCTACTATTCCCCTCCATGGCGTTTGTAGatatataaaatattttgtagtcattaaaacatgatgctTTGTCAATTAGGGTAGAACGGTAGAACTAGTAAGTCTTTTCGAACATACTTCATACCAAGAAAACGTTCAACAACCTatgatttttgtattttttttttggaacggatgatttttatatgtatttgaAGTTGTTTCTAAGTCCATATAGTTTGAACAAAATGGATGTTGACTATCAAGTTAAATGCATGCAAGAAGTTAAAATTTCAGCTAGGGGACTTGGTGCGGGGGTATAATACACCCAATGGCGTATTATGCATTGGCATGCAGGTGAAAGACGCCACTCTCTACTGCCTAGGCCAATCAAATATGCTCGAGGAAGAAGTGGGCCGACGCATAATATGTCGACCGACGTATTATACATTGGTTGATTTTTGTGCGGTTTTACTTCAATGTTTGAGGTGTTATGGCTTGGTTTGATAGTGTGCGTTTGTCAGCACTTGCTAAtttgtatgttatgtatgtatttTAGGTATGAAACAAGTAATCAGAGGTCAATcatgatcaagatgatgaaaagcaAGAATTAAACACAACTTTTGTTAATGATAGGTCTTTTGTATTTGATTAGATAATCTTAAATAGAACTATTTGGTGACTTATACACTACATTCAGAACTAAAAATGGTTAATTTTGAATTTAACCGATTAACTTGCTTGTATAAAACTTATCACGTCTACTTTTATAAAACGAAAAAGTTAAGGccatattttccacataaatcttGAGGTTTAAATCTTTTACAAAGTTGGGTGATGCAACTTTTTCCCTAACAACTATTTATGAAAGATATCCTAAACGATATTATTTATGAACTTTGAGATCTACTATTTTTGGTCCTTATGTTACAAAATAAATAGTATCATTGGGGTGTGAGTTTATGACATAAACCTAACATAAAATTCAGAAGTTTGGATTTAGTCTAAACATGGTGGGTAAGTTTCAGGCCGAACCCGCTAACATGTTAAGCTAAATGTATTGTATTCGTTTCAACTTATGCGTTCACATGTTAACCAGTATAAcccatttatgtttttttttagttttttaaattatgttttatatataataacttaaaaactacttgggtactttttaatttaaaaacataaaaacctGAAAATATATTAGCATATTACTATTACCATTACTATTAatctattattattactattactttACTAATATACTAATAATATTTGCGAGTTTTATGAATAGTGTATTCTTTTGATTGGGCCACATGACGTTATACTATAGGTCCACATTTggagtttttatttttcttaatttttttaaagAACCCATTTGACCACAAACCCAACACCAAACCACCGCCGCAATCAATCATGGATTTAACTATTGCTTTTTTTTTCCACTACCGTCTTTAGTCTTCATTCGCTTCTCATCCTTCTACCGTTCTAAAACTATAGCGGTTTAACGAATCATAACGATACCGTCTCATGTAATTTTTTATGATTTTGAATTATGTAAAGCACATGTTGACATCTTTATGGATATATTATGCGAGTTTTCTGAACACTGAACAATGTATTCGTCTGATTGGACCATGTGGCGTTATAGGATCAcgttttgagtttttatttttattcatttaaaaaaaattccaTTTCACCATGAACCCAATACCAAACCACCATCGCAATCAATCATGGATTCACCTTTTGTTGTTTTTCCCACCACCGTCTTTAGTCTTCACGCGCCTCTCGTCCTTCTACGGTTCTAAAATAATAGCGGTTTAACGAACCGCATCTCTAATGTACTTTTTTTATGATTTTCGATTGATGTAAAAAAACGTGTTGCCATCCTCATGGAcattgatgtaaaaaaaaaaaaaaaacgtgttGACATACTCATAGACATATTTCTTTAGGTTGTTATGCCTAAGTGTCGGTGCCCTACAGAATCAAACTGATTCCGCTGCGTAGCACAAATATTCTTACAAGTTTAAAGATAATGgctaaaacaataaaaataatatgTAGATTCCAAAATTTTAAATTACTCACTTGTGAAAAAACTAAATAACTTTTCTCAAGTTAAATAGTGGAGTTTGTATCAACCCTGAATACACATATTATATCAGGTTCATATGTGTAACTAGGGCTgttcatttttatccaaaacTCGAAACTCGACCCAAATTTAAAGCCACACGAACCCGAAATAGCGAATACCCGAAAAATCCGAACCCGAGAAAACtgaacccgaactttaaatggttcAGTTATCAGGTCAATTTTTCTAGGCCAAAAACCtgaacaacccgacccgaaaaccCCGAAACACGAAACCCGAAAAAAAAAACCCGaaaaattattgttttttttttcttataaaatgttTAGATTTAGAGTCTTTAACAGACGGAACACTAATTTTTGGGACTTTTAAATATTATACGCATATTGTCAACTAATATTTGAACTTTGATGATAGTTTTAAGTAACAATATGATTTTCGatgatattttgtaaaaaaataaattattttcatTTTACATCTACACACGAAAACCGAATAACCCGACCCGAACTAACCCGAATAACACAAACCCGACTAACCCAAACTTTAAAATGGGTTGGTTATCTGGTCAATTTTTCCCAAAGAAAAACCCAAATAACCtgacccgaaaaacccgaaatcCGAAGAAAAAACTCGATGAACAACCCTATGTGTAACACAAATCACATGACACGCGAATTCGTGTCAGATTCAACACACCAACCCACAAACACAACCCTAATTTCTCTACTTATCTCGAATAGTCCGGACTCCGGATCCGAAAACAAAAAAGAAACGGATTTTTCCACCGTCGTCATTCGCAATAAATGctttttcttttttctaaaacataaaacagaaaaagaaaagaaaagcgtTAGAATAAGGCTAGCTGTGAACTAAAAGAGAGTAAAGCGATCCCAAAATTTGAAATCAAAATCATAACCCAAATCGTCAACGGATCGATCTCATTGTCGATTCTTGCTCCTTCCGTTACCCACACCATGACGAGTCCTCAATCAGGACGATTTACAGCTACTCCTACAACAACAATAACTTCATCTAGGGTTTCCAGTTTCAAAAGCCCTTTGAGCGATGAAACCATATGGAAGCGTCTTCGTGAAGCAGGATTTGATGAAGAATCCATTAAACGAAGGGATAAAGGCTCACTAATTGCTCATATTGCTAAACTTGAAGCTGAGGTTCTTGTTCTTTTCCCCAATAATTATCTTGATTTTATAAGCTATTGTTTGTTAataattaggtttttttttttactctTTTGGGATGGATTACGTTAATCATTAATGGATAGTGATTATTGCCGTTTTAATGTTTATAATCTATTGATTCAGATAGGGAGTTTTGATAGTTGTTAGGGCAGTGAAGGAGGTGTTATGAAGAAAGAGAAATAGATATAGAAACTgatataatgtttttttttttttttttttttttttttttttttttttttttttttcaatgagTTTTAAAGAGTAAGAGTCTTTTCAAACTCTAAAGTTTAAGGGAAACTGAAGGGTTGATTTGTCTTGGCAGTTTTAGGCATGTGTATTGTGTTATATGATATGAGTATCTTATTTTGTGTCCGTGTTTGTTTATGTATTTAATGTAGATTTACAACCTTCAAAACCAAATGGGGATTCTAATCATCGAGAAAAAAGAGTGGGTTGCCAATTACGAGCAGATGAAATCCACTGCAGAAATGGCTGAACTGACGCTAAAACGTGAGCAGTCTATCCATACGGCTGCTCTAGCTGAAGCAAAGCTAAGGGAAGAAAAACTGAAGAAGGCTCTTGGAATTGAAAAGGAATGTGTTTCCAATGTAAGCATGTATTTTCGTTAAAAGTTCTATTGGGATATTttgtttataaattataaattccACTTTTCATTTTTAAACTGTAATATTTGTAGATTGAGAAGGCATTGCACGAGATGCGTGCAGAATGTGCAGAGGCAAAGGTTGCGGCTGAAGTTAAATTAGTTGATGCACGGACTATGATGGATGATGCCATAAAGAGGATGACAGAAGCCAATTCAAAGATGCAAGCTGCGGAATCTTTGGAAGCTGATGCTAGTCGGTCCCGTCGTGCTGCTGAAAGGAAATTACACGAGGTTGAAGCACGTGAAGATGATCTTAGAAGGCAGATGAATTCTTTCAAATCTGAGTATGTTATTATGATTTAATTTTTGCTAAATGTTATTATTATGTCGCATCGTTAGCATATCTAATTGTTTGCATTGATGGTTGAACGTTTGTAATGCATCATGGTTATTCATATAGAATATTGATAATAttcattaatttttctcttttTACCTTATCAAACACATAACTCAAGCTCATTACATTGATGATTTTGATTAAGTTTTGGTAACTTATGAGATTTTTGGTGTTCTGAATATGTTAGGTGTGatgcaaaagaaaaagaaattctCGTTGAAAGACAATCTTTGTCTGAAAGGCAAAAATCTCTTCAACAGTCACAAGAAAGATTACTTGATGGTCAAGCTTTGTTAAATCAACGGGAGGAACACATTTTAAGCAGAACTCAGGAAATAAGTCGTGTTGAGAAAGAGCTGCAAGCTTCAAGATTAGACCTTGAGAACGAGCGTAAAGCCCTTAAAGATGAAAAATACAATTTGGAGTTAAAAGAAGCTGCGTTGGATGCGAGAGATGAGGTTCATAGTTATACTCTTCAATTACTTTATTAGTTAAAAAATATCAAGTATATTACTAAAACTTTATGTTTATGAGTGTTTGCAGGATATCACCAAGAaggaaaacaatttaaaaaagaAGTATGAAGAGTTGTGTAAGGAACAGGAGGAAATTGCAAGCAAAGAATCCGTAAGTCACCATTACTCAAATTGATATATCATTATGTTTGAATTTGGATAATCGATACTTCAAGTTTCTGACATAGTTAAATAATTTTGTAGGACCGAATTAAACAAGCGTTGGCTATTCATGAAGCAGCTTTGAAAGAAAAAAGTGCTCAGTGTGATGCGGAGTTGGAAACAAAACTCAAATTAATGGAGGACAAGATCGAGAGCAAGAGGCGGGCTGCTGAGTTAAGGGAAGTTGAGCTGAGTCAGCGTGAGGATTTTATTTCAGAAAAAGAACATGACTTGGAGGTCAAGGCAAGCGCCATACGTGACAAAGAAAATGATCTTTTAGAAAAACTGAATGCTGTAGAGGAGAAGgagaaaaaaattatttttgtagAAAAAGAGGTAGAATTACAGAAAGCTATAttgcaaaaagaaaaagaagagttaAATCACATGAAAATTGACACCAATGAGTCATTGAGATTATTGGATGAAAAACGTCGAGAGATTTCTCAAGCGGAGGAGAAAGTTGAGGCTATGAGAAATGAAACAAACGAATTAATGATCTTGGAAAGCAAATTAAAAGAAGAAATTGATCTAATAAGAGCTCACAAACATGAACTTGAAGATGAAGCAGACCGTTTGAAAGCAGAAAAAGCCGAATTTGAAGCGGAGTGGGAAACAATTGACGAAAAACGAGAAGAACTAAGATTAGAAGCAGAACGTATTGCAGAGGAGAGAGTTATAATTTCAAAGTTTTTAAAAGACGAACGTGATGCTTTAAAGAAGGAGAAAGCTGTATTTCGCGAGCAATATAAAAAAGATACTGAATCACTTTCACGGGATCGGGAAACCTTCATGAGAGAAATTGAACAAGAACGATCTGATTGGTTCAGTAAAATTCAGAAAGAACGCACTGATTTTGTGTCGGATATTGAGTTGCAGAAGAAGGAGATAGAGAATTGCATTGAGAAAAAGCGTGAAGAAATGGAATTATATTTAAGAGAAAAAGAAAAGGCTTTTGAgcaagagaagaagaaagaactTGAATATATTTCATCTTTGAAAGAAATAGCCGCAAAAGAGGCCGAACAGGTTAAAATCGAGATGCAAAGACTTGAAGTCGAGAGAAAAGAAATTAATCTCGACCATGAAAGACGTGACAAAGAATGGGCGGAACTAAATAACTCCATACAAGAACTTAAAATTCAACGCGAAAAATTAGAAAAACAGCGGCAACTTTTGCACGGTGATAGAGAAGAAATTACTAGTCAGATCGAAGAGTTGAAGAAGTTAGAAGACGTAAAAGCTGTGCCTTATCGTATTGCTGCGACTGAGATTGAAGAACGCAATCCAAAGCATATCAAACACTCAAAAAGACATGTTGTGAAGAACCGGGTTAGTAATTTGAACTCGGGTCATGATGAAATGGGTGCCTCTACTAAAAAAGAAACGAGTAATGGTGGGTCCCCTcctgtttctactcctttcggCTGGCTTAAAAGATGTGCTAGTAGCTTGTTGGAACAAACACATAGCAACAAGAGGAGAAAACAGCAAAAGGAAGCAAACCAAACGGATGAAACTATCACCCCTCGGTACAGTAAATCAGTTTTCTTGTTTATATATAGAGGAGGGTTCAAGCGAAAACTCCTTTTATTGCGAGAACTCGAAAACACCCAACAAAACCTAGAAAACCACACAAatttttttataacattttttGCCTATGAATCTAGCATTTTTAAGAGACGAAAaaacttttttttgaaaaaaaaaataaattagtattacacatgtgcaacactacggaaaaaaataataataacgtaTGAAGAAGatagaaatgtttgaaaagttatatatatatttttttccaaTTATGCCCCTCCATCAAAAGTCCCATTTTCTTCATTAATAAGGAGTTTTCGACTTCTCACTTTAACTATGGGTTGTTAATTGAACATTCTAATATGGTTTCATGTGGTTTTGGAGTATAATATGTTTTCTTTATCTATATGCAGTGGTTTATCTTCACTATTAAACAATGTGGAGGATGAAAATGGAGCCAGTGTAGTAGGTGGTACCAAGGAGACGACTGTATACATAGACAAGATTATCACAGTTCGAGAAGTGACATCTGTTACGACTGAAAAGACTCTGGTAAACCATTGATGTTATTTAAAAGTAAAACGCTGAAATTCACCATCTGCATTTGTACATTCTAACTTGCTGTATTTTGTTCATTCTTCGAATAGGAGGACAAACATGAACTCGAACATAAGGATAAGTTGGAGAACCAAAAGCTGAAGGGTCTAGTTGAAGGGTGAAGTGGTGTGATTTGTGATGCATATAtatataagatatatatattttagggttttttaggtGCTAATGTTTTCTCTTCTTGTTTGATATTCTAAGGTAGACAGATATACCTGTAGGGTTTAGAGGAGGGTTTCTCTTAACCTTGTTTTCGGGTGTTGATTTCTTTCCCGAATAGTCGGTCTTATTAACGACTTAAGGTTTTTGGTTGGGAGTTGTAAATGGTTTGCTAAGGCTGGCTTATATTTGGATTTTAGCTATGGTCAGCTGATCACTGGTGTTGCCTGCTTGTTTAACTATATTTTGTGTGATATGGATGACATTCTTTGgttttaatattgttttttttcttgTCAATCGATTCGCAATCTTTTAACCGTTGGAATAAATTTACAGATGTAATGTTCTTTTGATTGTTTGGATCTTGTTCTGTGTTTGAATGTTCAAGGGACTTTACTAGTTTACTGTTTGTTGGTTTACAACAAGTTACCGGCAAGGTAACAGTTAACGATTAGGGTGAAAGGGGTGGTCATCTTATGGATTAGGGTGAAAGGGGTGGTCATCTCATGGGAAGAGGTAAACTTTTGGGTAGAGGTagctatttttttaatttaaaattacatatttaaacagaataaataaaacataaaacatcaattaaataaagacattatattttttacattaaactAAATTGAAAAAGACAACCCATAAAATTAAAGtagtaaaataaattaaaaccataaaaaatttagaaattacATGGCCAATTATATTATTTTCCGATCTCGCGTTTTCGGGTTAGTGTGATTTTCAACATCTCCGGTGGAACATTGTCGTGTGGCCTGTTAAACGTCTCCAAATCCTTATCAAAATAAGTGATCTCACCGCCTCTCGACGTTCATCCGTCAACGCCATAAATTTTTCCTCTGTTGTATTAAAACTAGTAAAAAACCACTACTCTAAGCGTGTGGTATGGTCATGACCTTACCCTTTAGCCTTATAATTGGCATATTGTCACCGGATCCTTTGGAAGAAAGAAATCACTATTCTAACTGTAATTATTATTTTGTAACCCATAGAAAATTTTGTGTTTTAAGGGTGAACAGGGTGGGTGTGGGGAAGGGTGCGTGACCCCTTTTACCGCGCGACAACACCGCTGCCGACCCTCCCCCGACGATTAACTTGAAAATCGGTGAATGTTCACCGAATGGGCATGTGATCGTTGCTTCTTTTTTTCCAACCGTTGAGCATGTGACAACGGCTATGTGtcgttttaattaaaaaaaaaacaaataaatacatTATAAATAATACCTTTTTCCATCTTATTTTTCACCCAATTCACATACTCTTACTTAAATCTCAAAATTCTCATACTATAGATAGACAAAACAAGGGTGATGGCAAGAAAAACGTTTCGGGTTCCGGTTCGAAGAGACGAGGCAGATCGAATGGTTCAAGTGTGTCATTTCAATCACAACTCGGTTATTCCCCACACTCTCAACCTCTATATTTTTATGCCCAAACTACACAACCGGGTTTTTACAACACCAAACCCCAACCCAATTATCCACCACATTTTTTTCACAACCACAAGGTCCCACGATGGTTGCACCCGGTGTGTATGAATATCATACGGATGCCTAAAACTCTTTTGACTCGTTTGCTTATCGGAGTCCACCGACTCAATCACCAAGAGATAATGTAAAGATGACAAGTATTCCATCaatggtttttttttaatatatagtatAGGTATAGATATAGATGTTTTGGGTTCATTCTTGAGAATTAGATATTTTGAATCCAAATTCAATGTGGATGTATGGTAGAAGacaagttctttttttttttttaaattacaaaaAGGATTTGAACAAGTAAAAGTGAGCGGGTTTTAAGGTATTGAAATGCTTGATGTTTCAACTTTCATGTATCTTGTTTTTCCTCGAGTTTTATTATCAGATACCGAACAATACATTCCTTATTATAACCTGAAAGTTGATCAGAtctaacaaagaaaaaaataatagtgAGTGCAGTTGAAACTTTCAATTTGCCAACAAAGATGAGTCTTTTGAAGGAAACAGAACCATCGATAATTATATGCATATGAATGAGTGGATGTTTGTGGAGCCCATATTTGCAAGTATGGGCATGTGTTGGTGTTCCCTTGCATGTGATGACCATGTCACACCTCTCATGCTCTTCTCGCCCTATTCACATCATTTATTTGAAGGGGAATTCTATTTGCACATAAGCCAACTTATTGGAATTCGATTTTCACATAAGCAAATTTATTCGAacagtttatttttttaatacgGGTTGTATAGGTTTAAAAGTTAAATATGCATGTGTCAGTTCTTGTCTGGCAACTGAATGGGTCTATACGGATCGTattgtattgttttttttttttacaattttttatacatttaatcatagttttaacaaagtttaataaaagaatattttttattttttaaacaaaaaacattttttaaaatttatcacGTAGTATAGGTTTGGTACATGTTTATTATACTATGCTATTTATGTTATAACCGTATTATATACCACACTTATACTATAGTTTATTATACTACATATGTTATAACCGTATTATATACTACACTTATACTATAGTTTATTATACTATATTATACTACACATATACTATATTATACTAAAAGTATTAGCATATACAATATAGGCT is from Helianthus annuus cultivar XRQ/B chromosome 9, HanXRQr2.0-SUNRISE, whole genome shotgun sequence and encodes:
- the LOC110923500 gene encoding protein CROWDED NUCLEI 4 — protein: MTSPQSGRFTATPTTTITSSRVSSFKSPLSDETIWKRLREAGFDEESIKRRDKGSLIAHIAKLEAEIYNLQNQMGILIIEKKEWVANYEQMKSTAEMAELTLKREQSIHTAALAEAKLREEKLKKALGIEKECVSNIEKALHEMRAECAEAKVAAEVKLVDARTMMDDAIKRMTEANSKMQAAESLEADASRSRRAAERKLHEVEAREDDLRRQMNSFKSECDAKEKEILVERQSLSERQKSLQQSQERLLDGQALLNQREEHILSRTQEISRVEKELQASRLDLENERKALKDEKYNLELKEAALDARDEDITKKENNLKKKYEELCKEQEEIASKESDRIKQALAIHEAALKEKSAQCDAELETKLKLMEDKIESKRRAAELREVELSQREDFISEKEHDLEVKASAIRDKENDLLEKLNAVEEKEKKIIFVEKEVELQKAILQKEKEELNHMKIDTNESLRLLDEKRREISQAEEKVEAMRNETNELMILESKLKEEIDLIRAHKHELEDEADRLKAEKAEFEAEWETIDEKREELRLEAERIAEERVIISKFLKDERDALKKEKAVFREQYKKDTESLSRDRETFMREIEQERSDWFSKIQKERTDFVSDIELQKKEIENCIEKKREEMELYLREKEKAFEQEKKKELEYISSLKEIAAKEAEQVKIEMQRLEVERKEINLDHERRDKEWAELNNSIQELKIQREKLEKQRQLLHGDREEITSQIEELKKLEDVKAVPYRIAATEIEERNPKHIKHSKRHVVKNRVSNLNSGHDEMGASTKKETSNGGSPPVSTPFGWLKRCASSLLEQTHSNKRRKQQKEANQTDETITPRGLSSLLNNVEDENGASVVGGTKETTVYIDKIITVREVTSVTTEKTLEDKHELEHKDKLENQKLKGLVEG